The bacterium genome contains the following window.
GGCGCCGACGGCGGCGCCCACGAGGAACCGCCGGGTCACCGGGCGACCTTGAAGTGCCGCTCGGCCCGCGCGACGTCGAGGCGGATCTGTCGCGCGAGGGACGCCGCGTCGGGGAACCGCAGCTCGTGCCGCAGCTGGCGCTCGAAGAAGACCCGGACGCGCCGCCCGTAGAGGTCGCCGGAGAAGCGCAGGACATGCACCTCGAGGCGCCGCTCGCCGGCCCCGAAGGTCGGCGAGGTGCCGAGGTTGACGATCGCCGGCAGCGCCGCGCCGCCGTCGATGGCCGCCCGCGCCAGGTACACCCCGTCCGGGGGGAGCAGCTTGCCGGGGAGGCGCAGGTTGGCCGTGGGCGCGCCGAGCGCACGGCCGCGGCGCACGCCGTGGTCGACCTCGCCCTCGACGCTGTAGGGGCGCCCGAGAAGGGCCGCGGCCAGCCGCATCTCGCCGGCCGCGACGACGCGGCGGATCCGCGTCGAGGAGACCGGCTCGCCGCCCACGGTGGCCTGCGGCACCGCGCGGAAGCCGAACCCCAGCTGCGGGCCCCAGCGGCGCAGCATCTCGGTGTCGCCGCCGCGGTTGCGGCCGAAGCGAAACGTCTCTCCCGCGAGGACCATGCGCGCGCCGAGCGCCCCGGCGAGAAAGTCGCGGGCGAACTCCCGGGCCGACAGCCGGGCGAACTCGGCGGTGAACTCGAGGTAGAGCAGGCAGTCGACGCCGGAGGCCGCGATCGCCGCCGTCTTCTCCTCGGTGGTCGTGAGCACCGGCGGCACCTGGTGCGGGCGCAGCAGGGCGTCG
Protein-coding sequences here:
- the ribF gene encoding riboflavin biosynthesis protein RibF encodes the protein MLKTPARRLIVARDVRDLGQACARPVVALGKFDGVHRGHAKLLAAVRRLAQRAGAPSMAVTFDVHPDALLRPHQVPPVLTTTEEKTAAIAASGVDCLLYLEFTAEFARLSAREFARDFLAGALGARMVLAGETFRFGRNRGGDTEMLRRWGPQLGFGFRAVPQATVGGEPVSSTRIRRVVAAGEMRLAAALLGRPYSVEGEVDHGVRRGRALGAPTANLRLPGKLLPPDGVYLARAAIDGGAALPAIVNLGTSPTFGAGERRLEVHVLRFSGDLYGRRVRVFFERQLRHELRFPDAASLARQIRLDVARAERHFKVAR